One window of the Trifolium pratense cultivar HEN17-A07 linkage group LG2, ARS_RC_1.1, whole genome shotgun sequence genome contains the following:
- the LOC123905031 gene encoding myb family transcription factor PHL8-like isoform X2, with the protein MKNRSMHFVLSTDSKPRLKWTHDLHQRFIDAINQLGGADTTPKSIMRVMEIPGLTLYHLKSHLQKYRHGKSQQLETCSDNKQQDYTETKSNDDHCSREISLGDQSQITENLEIAQALEMQMEVEKKLYEQIEVQKHLQRRIEAQGKYLQSVLTKAQEALCGHNSSPIGIRLTKDELSQLVTMVNNACPSSPISELTETREISLNCGKRKQNNETMCSLESSLTSSESSERKEEKSVSRLMSVSVDRIDDSSDEANGKKRNAETKFDSGYVEESSYRKRCGNKLKKAMSEEMFDLNSQCQNDMESTSSKTLLLDLNCSLNFCEP; encoded by the exons ATGAAGAATCGAAGTATGCATTTTGTTCTATCAACTGATTCAAAACCAAGACTCAAATGGACTCATGATCTTCACCAAAGATTCATTGATGCAATCAATCAACTTGGAGGTGCAGATA CAACACCAAAGAGTATAATGAGGGTGATGGAAATTCCAGGACTTACTTTGTACCATCTCAAGAGCCATTTACAG AAATATCGACATGGGAAAAGCCAACAGCTAGAAACCTGTTCTGACAACAAACAACAAG ATTACACAGAAACCAAGAGTAATGATGATCATTGTAGCAGAGAAATCAGTCTTGGGGACCAAAGTCAAATCACTGA AAACTTGGAGATAGCTCAAGCTCTAGAAATGCAAATGGAAGTAGAGAAGAAACTTTATGAACAAATTGAG GTGCAGAAACATTTGCAGCGTCGAATCGAAGCTCAAGGAAAGTATTTACAATCGGTACTAACGAAGGCACAAGAAGCACTTTGTGGACACAATTCTTCTCCAATTGGTATAAGACTCACAAAAGATGAACTCTCTCAATTGGTCACCATGGTCAACAATGCATGTCCAAGTTCACCAATCTCAGAACTAACAGAAACAAGAGAAATAAGCTTAAACTGTGGTAAGAGGAAACAGAATAATGAAACTATGTGTTCACTAGAAAGTTCTTTGACATCTTCTGAAAGCTCggaaagaaaagaagagaaatcAGTGTCGCGTCTGATGTCTGTGTCTGTGGATCGTATTGATGATTCGTCTGATGAAGCTAATGGGAAAAAGAGAAATGCTGAAACTAAATTTGATAGTGGCTATGTTGAGGAATCTTCATACAGGAAAAGATGTGGCAACAAGTTGAAGAAAGCTATGTCAGAAGAAATGTTTGACTTGAATAGTCAATGTCAGAATGATATGGAATCAACAAGCTCAAAAACATTACTATTAGACTTAAATTGCAGTTTAAACTTTTGTGAACCATGA
- the LOC123905031 gene encoding myb family transcription factor PHL8-like isoform X1: MKNRSMHFVLSTDSKPRLKWTHDLHQRFIDAINQLGGADKATPKSIMRVMEIPGLTLYHLKSHLQKYRHGKSQQLETCSDNKQQDYTETKSNDDHCSREISLGDQSQITENLEIAQALEMQMEVEKKLYEQIEVQKHLQRRIEAQGKYLQSVLTKAQEALCGHNSSPIGIRLTKDELSQLVTMVNNACPSSPISELTETREISLNCGKRKQNNETMCSLESSLTSSESSERKEEKSVSRLMSVSVDRIDDSSDEANGKKRNAETKFDSGYVEESSYRKRCGNKLKKAMSEEMFDLNSQCQNDMESTSSKTLLLDLNCSLNFCEP; the protein is encoded by the exons ATGAAGAATCGAAGTATGCATTTTGTTCTATCAACTGATTCAAAACCAAGACTCAAATGGACTCATGATCTTCACCAAAGATTCATTGATGCAATCAATCAACTTGGAGGTGCAGATA AAGCAACACCAAAGAGTATAATGAGGGTGATGGAAATTCCAGGACTTACTTTGTACCATCTCAAGAGCCATTTACAG AAATATCGACATGGGAAAAGCCAACAGCTAGAAACCTGTTCTGACAACAAACAACAAG ATTACACAGAAACCAAGAGTAATGATGATCATTGTAGCAGAGAAATCAGTCTTGGGGACCAAAGTCAAATCACTGA AAACTTGGAGATAGCTCAAGCTCTAGAAATGCAAATGGAAGTAGAGAAGAAACTTTATGAACAAATTGAG GTGCAGAAACATTTGCAGCGTCGAATCGAAGCTCAAGGAAAGTATTTACAATCGGTACTAACGAAGGCACAAGAAGCACTTTGTGGACACAATTCTTCTCCAATTGGTATAAGACTCACAAAAGATGAACTCTCTCAATTGGTCACCATGGTCAACAATGCATGTCCAAGTTCACCAATCTCAGAACTAACAGAAACAAGAGAAATAAGCTTAAACTGTGGTAAGAGGAAACAGAATAATGAAACTATGTGTTCACTAGAAAGTTCTTTGACATCTTCTGAAAGCTCggaaagaaaagaagagaaatcAGTGTCGCGTCTGATGTCTGTGTCTGTGGATCGTATTGATGATTCGTCTGATGAAGCTAATGGGAAAAAGAGAAATGCTGAAACTAAATTTGATAGTGGCTATGTTGAGGAATCTTCATACAGGAAAAGATGTGGCAACAAGTTGAAGAAAGCTATGTCAGAAGAAATGTTTGACTTGAATAGTCAATGTCAGAATGATATGGAATCAACAAGCTCAAAAACATTACTATTAGACTTAAATTGCAGTTTAAACTTTTGTGAACCATGA